The Campylobacter concisus DNA segment TTTTGGCTCAGCAACAAAGATCAAATTCTCTTTCTCGCCACGCTTTAGCCACGCATCAAGCTCGTCAAGACTAAAGATATCCTCCATGCTCCACATGCGCTTTATGTGGCTTGCCTTGCTAAAGCCCTCTTTTACGCCTCCGCCCACTCGCTTAGTCGGCGAAAATAGCGAAATTTCACTAGGATTTGCCTGCTCGAAGGCCAAAACCGCGTGATATAGCGCATCATACTCCTCGTCGCTTGCAAGTGGCTCGTCCTCGTCGTAGTAGGCCTTAGCCCACGCATTTAGCGTATCTACCGCTTTTTCATACTCTTGTTTTGTCATTTTTTCTCCAAATTTACACTGCATTTTATCTTAAACATACTTTATAAATGATCCAAATTTAGCTCATTTTTATCGCACAAATGGACGTTTTTATAGACCTTTGCTATCTCGTCTCTAGCCCTCATCAGCGCAAAGCCAAGCAAATTTTGCCCACACCACTTCATAGGATTTTGCGCATTTTCATCGCTTGCGCCAAAGCCTATGCCCCAAATTTTATCAACTGGGCTTGCCTCAACTAAAACTCTACTCCCAGTTGATAGCAAAAAGTCTCGCAAAGGGGCATTTTGGCTAAATTTTAAATAGCTCGCATTTAGCACGACGTTAAATTTGACCTCGTCCCAGATCTTAGCGTCAAAGCCACGCACCTGCCTGCCAAGCGCCTTCATTTGCACTGGATCTTTGGCGGATAAAATTTGCTCCAAAGCCTCTTTATCGCGAAAACACTCAGCCTTTTTAGCCATCATATATTGCTCAGCGCAAAGGTATCTAGTTTCATCTTGCCAAAAGCTAGAGGCGTACCACTGACTAAGGCAGCTTGCACTTATGTCTGCACTCTTTTGATGACCCCAAAATAGAAGAAATTTATCCGATTTTCCAGCGTTGTAGCGCTTTTTTAGCCACGCTAGATCATATCTTGGCTCGCGATCCCAAAGGTCGATAACAAATTCATCGTTGATAAAAAGCGCACTTTCGTCGCTTCCAAGCCTCTCATCCCAGTACCCACGCCAGATCGCGGGCTCAGCAAAAAGGCGCCTGTACTCGCTACGCTCATCTTGGCTGAGTGCTTTTAGCCAGTTATTAAATTTAAACTTATAATCCTCGCCAGCGCTCATCCTCCAGCCGATGGAAAATGGATCCATACTTGGAAATTTGATCCAAGGTGGCGGAAGTAAATTTCTCATCCGGCCTCTTTTATCAAAATTTAGCCTCGTCCTACCAAAGCGTGGCTTGACTCATTGCCTCGTGCATATCAAAAAGCTGCTTGTGCTCGGCCACATCGTGCGTCCTAATGATCTGCGCGCCGTTTTCGAAGGCCTTTAAGTGTAGGTAAAGCGAGCCTGGTAAGCGCTCTTTGACCTCGCTTGGGTAGTAGTGATTTATGACTGATTTGCGGCTAGCACCAACTAGTAGTGGGCAGTCAAATTTTAAAAAATGCTCCAAATGTTTAATAAGCAATAAATTTTGTTCAGCCGTCTTGCCAAAGCCGATGCCAACGTCAAGCACTAGCTTTTTGGCGCCAAGCTCCTTTACTAGGGCTATCTTTTGCTCAAAAAAGTCTGCTATCTCGCCGATTAGGTCATTATATTTTGGTGCTACCTGCATAGTTGCAGGATCACCTTGCATGTGCATCATGCAAAACTCAGCGTCGTATCGCGCCGCAAGCGTGGCAAGTGAGACATTTGCCGTGATGTCATTTATCATTTTAAAGCCGTGATTTAGAGCAAATTCAAGACAATATGGATCAAAGCTATCAAGACTAAATTTTGCCTTTTCATGTAAATTTAGCTTGTAAATTTCCTCCACGATATCTTTTATGCGCCTAAATTCCTCTTCACGGCCGCAGTACTGGCTCCCTGGCCTTGAGCTAACGCCACCAAGATCGATATAGCTAGCTCCTGAATCTATCATCTGCTCAATCTTAGCAATACCATTTTGAGTATTTATGCGACTTTGCTCATTAAAGCTATCTGTGTTTATATTTGCAACACCCATTATAAGAGGCTTTGTTGGCTTTATAAATTTTGTCTCTAAAAAGACTGCTAAATTTTTAAGTCCAAAGTCTTGCAACTTCTCTTTTTTAGCTAGCTGCCTAAGCTGTGCATTTGTAGCCATTAGCAATGCTTTATTTAGACTCTCACGGCCCAAAATCGTATCTTTATGCGTCACAAGCTCAGCCCCAACACTTAATGCATCTTGCTTTAATATATTTGCCGCTGGGGTTTTTATCTCATCTATGTAAATAAAATTTATCTCGCTCTTTTCACGCATAAGCTTCGCACCAGCAGGACTTGGCGAGATGGCTTTACAAATTTCATCAAAGTCACTTTTATTATTTATCTTATAAAATTTCAACGTCGTCCTTTTTGAAATATAGTAAGCAGTAGCGGCGTTAGCACGGCATGAGACTTGGCATTTAGATCCGCAAGCTTGATAAGCGAGAAAAAATAATCCATCTCATCGCCGCTAAATTTATACCCACTATCAACCGCCTTTGTCACGATAATACCAACAAGCTCTTTTAGCTCGTTTTTGCCAAATTTCTGTGCTTGTTCGTCTACGATCTTTTGATCGATAAAGCTTGTTAGCTCTTTTAGGCTAAGTGATTTTAAATTTAGATCAAGGGTTATTTTTGGCTTTTTTGTGAGATTATTTTCTATGAGCATTCTTGATCTAATCGTTGGCAAAAGTAAATTTTTACTCTGCGTTGCTATTATAAATTTGATATTTCTTGGAGGCTCTTCAATGATCTTTAAAAGTGCATTTTGAGCCTCTGTCCTAAAAGAATTAGCATTTATTACTAAAATTTTTTCATCTTTTTCAGCAATGTAAGCTTCTGCAATGACCTCTTTTGCGTTTTCTAGCAAAAAATCATCGCTTATAAAAAATCTTAAATTATTTATGCCAAACTCGCTTTCAAGCTTGGCTTTTAAACTTTCAAAATCGCTTGTAATGACGATTTTATTAAGCATTTAGAGTATCACCTTTGCAAAGAGCGCCGCATCGATGCTTTTATCAAAAATTTTGCAAAGGCTTATTAGTTTAACGTCTAAATTTTCATCGATCGAGCTAAGAGTAAAGCTATTTTGTGCCTGCTCGTCAAATAGCCACATATAACTATCCTCATCACTTTTGGCTAAATTCGCATATCTATCAAGGCTCTTTCCGATATAAAAAAACAAGTAACCATTTGGAAAAGCAAGACTTAGCATATCTTTTAGAAGCTGCTTTTGTTCATTTGTCTCTATCTCATCAAGCGATGGATAAAGCGATCTTAGGCTAAAAAATGGCAAAAATGGCCTTATGCTTTTTGAATGATTCATCTTTTTTAAAAGATAAATTTCAAACCATCTTCGCTCTTCATCACTTATAGTTATAAAAGCCCTTCCTTCAAGTAAAAATTTAAGCCTAGATGCGAGCAAAGGCGTCCATTCGACACGCCTTTCCTCCATCCAGCTCATCAAAGGGCCTTCGTCCCTAATAGCCTTTAACGTCCACTGAATAAAATCTTGCATTATTTATCTAGCTTATAAGCATCGTGAAGTACGCGAACTGCTAGCTCACCATATTTTTGATCAACGATCATTGAAATTTTTATCTCGCTTGTTGAGATCATTTGGATATTT contains these protein-coding regions:
- a CDS encoding NADAR family protein, translated to MRNLLPPPWIKFPSMDPFSIGWRMSAGEDYKFKFNNWLKALSQDERSEYRRLFAEPAIWRGYWDERLGSDESALFINDEFVIDLWDREPRYDLAWLKKRYNAGKSDKFLLFWGHQKSADISASCLSQWYASSFWQDETRYLCAEQYMMAKKAECFRDKEALEQILSAKDPVQMKALGRQVRGFDAKIWDEVKFNVVLNASYLKFSQNAPLRDFLLSTGSRVLVEASPVDKIWGIGFGASDENAQNPMKWCGQNLLGFALMRARDEIAKVYKNVHLCDKNELNLDHL
- the folP gene encoding dihydropteroate synthase yields the protein MKFYKINNKSDFDEICKAISPSPAGAKLMREKSEINFIYIDEIKTPAANILKQDALSVGAELVTHKDTILGRESLNKALLMATNAQLRQLAKKEKLQDFGLKNLAVFLETKFIKPTKPLIMGVANINTDSFNEQSRINTQNGIAKIEQMIDSGASYIDLGGVSSRPGSQYCGREEEFRRIKDIVEEIYKLNLHEKAKFSLDSFDPYCLEFALNHGFKMINDITANVSLATLAARYDAEFCMMHMQGDPATMQVAPKYNDLIGEIADFFEQKIALVKELGAKKLVLDVGIGFGKTAEQNLLLIKHLEHFLKFDCPLLVGASRKSVINHYYPSEVKERLPGSLYLHLKAFENGAQIIRTHDVAEHKQLFDMHEAMSQATLW
- a CDS encoding DNA polymerase III subunit delta', which encodes MLNKIVITSDFESLKAKLESEFGINNLRFFISDDFLLENAKEVIAEAYIAEKDEKILVINANSFRTEAQNALLKIIEEPPRNIKFIIATQSKNLLLPTIRSRMLIENNLTKKPKITLDLNLKSLSLKELTSFIDQKIVDEQAQKFGKNELKELVGIIVTKAVDSGYKFSGDEMDYFFSLIKLADLNAKSHAVLTPLLLTIFQKGRR
- a CDS encoding HobA family DNA replication regulator, which encodes MQDFIQWTLKAIRDEGPLMSWMEERRVEWTPLLASRLKFLLEGRAFITISDEERRWFEIYLLKKMNHSKSIRPFLPFFSLRSLYPSLDEIETNEQKQLLKDMLSLAFPNGYLFFYIGKSLDRYANLAKSDEDSYMWLFDEQAQNSFTLSSIDENLDVKLISLCKIFDKSIDAALFAKVIL